One Gossypium hirsutum isolate 1008001.06 chromosome A11, Gossypium_hirsutum_v2.1, whole genome shotgun sequence genomic window carries:
- the LOC107912658 gene encoding rhamnogalacturonate lyase B isoform X4, with product MEKVAHRSHLGQLFLWLLMIVELSLFYSACSAEIPVRKILNLGDCNPHVRLQKSHHNVVIDNGLIEVTIENPSGHVTGIKYMGMDNVLECGNPNSNRGYWDFVWDNSTFDKMETKHVKVIAHTDELVEISFTKNWDFRTDHGKTVPLNIDKRFIVRRGVPRVYMYGIFERQEDFPDAQMYQLRIVFKLKEDKFRFMAISDTRQGVMPRGEDRDNTRSQTLAFKEAVLMINPSNPQFRGEVDDKYQYSCENKDNKLHGWISDDDAVGFWIITPSNEFRTGGPHKQDLTSHVGPIALSMFVSTHYTGIDIDVTYKKGEAWRKAFGPVLIYLNSASSDDDCRKTLWNDAKRQLSEEIESWPYNFTRSEDLPHAGDRGEVCGQLLVRDRCVDEELMQAQSAFVGLAVPGNVGSWQTEGKGYQFWTETDYTGRFNIKNVRPGEYNLYAWVHGFIGDYKLDLNITIQPGNKVNLGTLIYDPPRNGHTLWEIGIPDRTAAEFFIPEPDPTFVNPLCLDAADKFRQYGLWDRYSDIYRHGDVVYTVGVSDYSRDWFFAHVLRNTGNITDLSTTTWQIKYNLQDVNEKGNYTLQLALAAASYAELQVEYEAVLGGTMLGAPYLIIMYI from the exons ATGGAGAAGGTGGCACACAGGAGCCATTTGGGACAGCTTTTTCTATGGCTTCTAATGATAGTTGAACTGTCACTCTTTTACTCTGCATGTTCTGCTGAAATCCCAGTCAG AAAAATCCTGAACCTTGGAGATTGTAACCCTCATGTCCGGTTGCAAAAAAGTCATCACAAC GTGGTTATTGATAATGGACTTATTGAAGTCACTATTGAGAACCCATCTGGTCATGTGACAGGAATAAAATATATGGGGATGGATAATGTGCTTGAATGTGGAAACCCAAACTCTAATAGAGG GTACTGGGACTTTGTCTGGGATAACAGCACCTTTGACAA AATGGAAACAAAACATGTGAAGGTCATAGCACATACTGATGAGCTAGTGGAGATTTCCTTTACCAAAAATTGGGATTTCAGAACAGACCATGGCAAGACAGTTCCCTTAAACATTGACAAAAG GTTCATAGTCCGACGAGGCGTTCCAAGGGTATACATGTATGGTATTTTCGAGCGCCAGGAGGATTTTCCGGATGCACAGATGTATCAATTAAGAATTGTTTTCAAGCTCAAGGAAGACAA GTTTAGGTTCATGGCGATATCGGACACCAGACAAGGGGTTATGCCTAGGGGAGAAGATCGAGATAATACTCGCAGTCAGACTCTTGCCTTCAAGGAAGCTGTTCTAATGATCAATCCATCCAATCCACAATTTAGAGGAGAG GTTGATGACAAGTACCAATATTCATGTGAAAACAAAGATAACAAGCTTCACGGGTGGATATCCGATGACGATGCGGTGGGTTTCTGGATAATCACCCCTAGCAATGAATTCCGAACTGGTGGTCCACACAAGCAAGACCTCACTTCTCATGTTGGTCCCATAGCTCTCTCT ATGTTTGTTAGTACACATTATACCGGGATCGACATAGATGTAACATATAAGAAAGGAGAGGCTTGGAGAAAAGCTTTTGGTCCAGTTCTTATCTATCTTAATTCTGCTTCTTCGGATGATGATTGCCGCAAAACACTCTGGAATGACGCTAAAAGACAG TTGAGTGAAGAAATCGAAAGCTGGCCATACAATTTCACCCGATCAGAAGATCTTCCTCACGCTGGAGATCGAGGAGAAGTTTGCGGTCAATTACTAGTACGAGACAG ATGCGTGGATGAGGAATTAATGCAGGCGCAATCTGCCTTTGTGGGGTTGGCAGTGCCTGGAAATGTAGGCTCATGGCAAACGGAAGGAAAG GGCTATCAATTTTGGACCGAAACAGACTACACTGGCCGTTTCAATATTAAAAATGTCCGGCCAGGGGAGTATAATTTGTACGCGTGGGTCCATGGTTTCATTGGAGACTACAAATTGGATCTCAACATCACCATACAACCAG GAAACAAGGTCAACCTGGGTACCCTCATATATGATCCTCCAAGAAACGGCCATACATTGTGGGAAATCGGGATTCCTGACCGGACGGCTGCTGAGTTCTTCATACCGGAACCCGACCCAACATTTGTAAACCCATTGTGCCTCGATGCCGCCGATAA ATTCAGACAGTACGGATTGTGGGATCGCTACTCAGATATTTATCGTCACGGTGATGTCGTCTACACTGTGGGCGTCAGCGATTATTCTCGGGATTGGTTCTTTGCTCATGTTCTCAG AAATACAGGGAATATTACCGACTTGTCAACAACCACATGGCAGATTAAATACAATCTCCAAGATGTTAACGAGAAAGGAAACTACACTCTCCAACTAGCCTTGGCAGCAGCTTCGTATGCTGAATTACAG GTTGAATATGAGGCTGTGCTTGGGGGAACGATGCTAGGAGCACCATATTtgattattatgtatatataa
- the LOC107912658 gene encoding rhamnogalacturonate lyase B isoform X5, translating into MEKVAHRSHLGQLFLWLLMIVELSLFYSACSAEIPVRKILNLGDCNPHVRLQKSHHNVVIDNGLIEVTIENPSGHVTGIKYMGMDNVLECGNPNSNRGYWDFVWDNSTFDKMETKHVKVIAHTDELVEISFTKNWDFRTDHGKTVPLNIDKRFIVRRGVPRVYMYGIFERQEDFPDAQMYQLRIVFKLKEDKFRFMAISDTRQGVMPRGEDRDNTRSQTLAFKEAVLMINPSNPQFRGEVDDKYQYSCENKDNKLHGWISDDDAVGFWIITPSNEFRTGGPHKQDLTSHVGPIALSMFVSTHYTGIDIDVTYKKGEAWRKAFGPVLIYLNSASSDDDCRKTLWNDAKRQLSEEIESWPYNFTRSEDLPHAGDRGEVCGQLLVRDRCVDEELMQAQSAFVGLAVPGNVGSWQTEGKGYQFWTETDYTGRFNIKNVRPGEYNLYAWVHGFIGDYKLDLNITIQPGNKVNLGTLIYDPPRNGHTLWEIGIPDRTAAEFFIPEPDPTFVNPLCLDAADKFRQYGLWDRYSDIYRHGDVVYTVGVSDYSRDWFFAHVLRNTGNITDLSTTTWQIKYNLQDVNEKGNYTLQLALAAASYAELQPLVPWIMVV; encoded by the exons ATGGAGAAGGTGGCACACAGGAGCCATTTGGGACAGCTTTTTCTATGGCTTCTAATGATAGTTGAACTGTCACTCTTTTACTCTGCATGTTCTGCTGAAATCCCAGTCAG AAAAATCCTGAACCTTGGAGATTGTAACCCTCATGTCCGGTTGCAAAAAAGTCATCACAAC GTGGTTATTGATAATGGACTTATTGAAGTCACTATTGAGAACCCATCTGGTCATGTGACAGGAATAAAATATATGGGGATGGATAATGTGCTTGAATGTGGAAACCCAAACTCTAATAGAGG GTACTGGGACTTTGTCTGGGATAACAGCACCTTTGACAA AATGGAAACAAAACATGTGAAGGTCATAGCACATACTGATGAGCTAGTGGAGATTTCCTTTACCAAAAATTGGGATTTCAGAACAGACCATGGCAAGACAGTTCCCTTAAACATTGACAAAAG GTTCATAGTCCGACGAGGCGTTCCAAGGGTATACATGTATGGTATTTTCGAGCGCCAGGAGGATTTTCCGGATGCACAGATGTATCAATTAAGAATTGTTTTCAAGCTCAAGGAAGACAA GTTTAGGTTCATGGCGATATCGGACACCAGACAAGGGGTTATGCCTAGGGGAGAAGATCGAGATAATACTCGCAGTCAGACTCTTGCCTTCAAGGAAGCTGTTCTAATGATCAATCCATCCAATCCACAATTTAGAGGAGAG GTTGATGACAAGTACCAATATTCATGTGAAAACAAAGATAACAAGCTTCACGGGTGGATATCCGATGACGATGCGGTGGGTTTCTGGATAATCACCCCTAGCAATGAATTCCGAACTGGTGGTCCACACAAGCAAGACCTCACTTCTCATGTTGGTCCCATAGCTCTCTCT ATGTTTGTTAGTACACATTATACCGGGATCGACATAGATGTAACATATAAGAAAGGAGAGGCTTGGAGAAAAGCTTTTGGTCCAGTTCTTATCTATCTTAATTCTGCTTCTTCGGATGATGATTGCCGCAAAACACTCTGGAATGACGCTAAAAGACAG TTGAGTGAAGAAATCGAAAGCTGGCCATACAATTTCACCCGATCAGAAGATCTTCCTCACGCTGGAGATCGAGGAGAAGTTTGCGGTCAATTACTAGTACGAGACAG ATGCGTGGATGAGGAATTAATGCAGGCGCAATCTGCCTTTGTGGGGTTGGCAGTGCCTGGAAATGTAGGCTCATGGCAAACGGAAGGAAAG GGCTATCAATTTTGGACCGAAACAGACTACACTGGCCGTTTCAATATTAAAAATGTCCGGCCAGGGGAGTATAATTTGTACGCGTGGGTCCATGGTTTCATTGGAGACTACAAATTGGATCTCAACATCACCATACAACCAG GAAACAAGGTCAACCTGGGTACCCTCATATATGATCCTCCAAGAAACGGCCATACATTGTGGGAAATCGGGATTCCTGACCGGACGGCTGCTGAGTTCTTCATACCGGAACCCGACCCAACATTTGTAAACCCATTGTGCCTCGATGCCGCCGATAA ATTCAGACAGTACGGATTGTGGGATCGCTACTCAGATATTTATCGTCACGGTGATGTCGTCTACACTGTGGGCGTCAGCGATTATTCTCGGGATTGGTTCTTTGCTCATGTTCTCAG AAATACAGGGAATATTACCGACTTGTCAACAACCACATGGCAGATTAAATACAATCTCCAAGATGTTAACGAGAAAGGAAACTACACTCTCCAACTAGCCTTGGCAGCAGCTTCGTATGCTGAATTACAG CCATTGGTGCCTTGGATTATGGTGGTTTGA
- the LOC107912658 gene encoding rhamnogalacturonate lyase B isoform X3 has translation MEKVAHRSHLGQLFLWLLMIVELSLFYSACSAEIPVRKILNLGDCNPHVRLQKSHHNVVIDNGLIEVTIENPSGHVTGIKYMGMDNVLECGNPNSNRGYWDFVWDNSTFDKMETKHVKVIAHTDELVEISFTKNWDFRTDHGKTVPLNIDKRFIVRRGVPRVYMYGIFERQEDFPDAQMYQLRIVFKLKEDKFRFMAISDTRQGVMPRGEDRDNTRSQTLAFKEAVLMINPSNPQFRGEVDDKYQYSCENKDNKLHGWISDDDAVGFWIITPSNEFRTGGPHKQDLTSHVGPIALSMFVSTHYTGIDIDVTYKKGEAWRKAFGPVLIYLNSASSDDDCRKTLWNDAKRQLSEEIESWPYNFTRSEDLPHAGDRGEVCGQLLVRDRCVDEELMQAQSAFVGLAVPGNVGSWQTEGKGYQFWTETDYTGRFNIKNVRPGEYNLYAWVHGFIGDYKLDLNITIQPGNKVNLGTLIYDPPRNGHTLWEIGIPDRTAAEFFIPEPDPTFVNPLCLDAADKFRQYGLWDRYSDIYRHGDVVYTVGVSDYSRDWFFAHVLRNTGNITDLSTTTWQIKYNLQDVNEKGNYTLQLALAAASYAELQVAWTHLFLRGRAVIEVITPDSKFWYFLLSVFRRSFWHV, from the exons ATGGAGAAGGTGGCACACAGGAGCCATTTGGGACAGCTTTTTCTATGGCTTCTAATGATAGTTGAACTGTCACTCTTTTACTCTGCATGTTCTGCTGAAATCCCAGTCAG AAAAATCCTGAACCTTGGAGATTGTAACCCTCATGTCCGGTTGCAAAAAAGTCATCACAAC GTGGTTATTGATAATGGACTTATTGAAGTCACTATTGAGAACCCATCTGGTCATGTGACAGGAATAAAATATATGGGGATGGATAATGTGCTTGAATGTGGAAACCCAAACTCTAATAGAGG GTACTGGGACTTTGTCTGGGATAACAGCACCTTTGACAA AATGGAAACAAAACATGTGAAGGTCATAGCACATACTGATGAGCTAGTGGAGATTTCCTTTACCAAAAATTGGGATTTCAGAACAGACCATGGCAAGACAGTTCCCTTAAACATTGACAAAAG GTTCATAGTCCGACGAGGCGTTCCAAGGGTATACATGTATGGTATTTTCGAGCGCCAGGAGGATTTTCCGGATGCACAGATGTATCAATTAAGAATTGTTTTCAAGCTCAAGGAAGACAA GTTTAGGTTCATGGCGATATCGGACACCAGACAAGGGGTTATGCCTAGGGGAGAAGATCGAGATAATACTCGCAGTCAGACTCTTGCCTTCAAGGAAGCTGTTCTAATGATCAATCCATCCAATCCACAATTTAGAGGAGAG GTTGATGACAAGTACCAATATTCATGTGAAAACAAAGATAACAAGCTTCACGGGTGGATATCCGATGACGATGCGGTGGGTTTCTGGATAATCACCCCTAGCAATGAATTCCGAACTGGTGGTCCACACAAGCAAGACCTCACTTCTCATGTTGGTCCCATAGCTCTCTCT ATGTTTGTTAGTACACATTATACCGGGATCGACATAGATGTAACATATAAGAAAGGAGAGGCTTGGAGAAAAGCTTTTGGTCCAGTTCTTATCTATCTTAATTCTGCTTCTTCGGATGATGATTGCCGCAAAACACTCTGGAATGACGCTAAAAGACAG TTGAGTGAAGAAATCGAAAGCTGGCCATACAATTTCACCCGATCAGAAGATCTTCCTCACGCTGGAGATCGAGGAGAAGTTTGCGGTCAATTACTAGTACGAGACAG ATGCGTGGATGAGGAATTAATGCAGGCGCAATCTGCCTTTGTGGGGTTGGCAGTGCCTGGAAATGTAGGCTCATGGCAAACGGAAGGAAAG GGCTATCAATTTTGGACCGAAACAGACTACACTGGCCGTTTCAATATTAAAAATGTCCGGCCAGGGGAGTATAATTTGTACGCGTGGGTCCATGGTTTCATTGGAGACTACAAATTGGATCTCAACATCACCATACAACCAG GAAACAAGGTCAACCTGGGTACCCTCATATATGATCCTCCAAGAAACGGCCATACATTGTGGGAAATCGGGATTCCTGACCGGACGGCTGCTGAGTTCTTCATACCGGAACCCGACCCAACATTTGTAAACCCATTGTGCCTCGATGCCGCCGATAA ATTCAGACAGTACGGATTGTGGGATCGCTACTCAGATATTTATCGTCACGGTGATGTCGTCTACACTGTGGGCGTCAGCGATTATTCTCGGGATTGGTTCTTTGCTCATGTTCTCAG AAATACAGGGAATATTACCGACTTGTCAACAACCACATGGCAGATTAAATACAATCTCCAAGATGTTAACGAGAAAGGAAACTACACTCTCCAACTAGCCTTGGCAGCAGCTTCGTATGCTGAATTACAG gttgcttggactcatctatttttgcggggtcgggccgtcattgaagtcatcacaccggatagcaagttttggtactttcttcttagtgtgtttagaagatcattttggcatgtataa
- the LOC107912658 gene encoding rhamnogalacturonate lyase B isoform X2: MEKVAHRSHLGQLFLWLLMIVELSLFYSACSAEIPVRKILNLGDCNPHVRLQKSHHNVVIDNGLIEVTIENPSGHVTGIKYMGMDNVLECGNPNSNRGMETKHVKVIAHTDELVEISFTKNWDFRTDHGKTVPLNIDKRFIVRRGVPRVYMYGIFERQEDFPDAQMYQLRIVFKLKEDKFRFMAISDTRQGVMPRGEDRDNTRSQTLAFKEAVLMINPSNPQFRGEVDDKYQYSCENKDNKLHGWISDDDAVGFWIITPSNEFRTGGPHKQDLTSHVGPIALSMFVSTHYTGIDIDVTYKKGEAWRKAFGPVLIYLNSASSDDDCRKTLWNDAKRQLSEEIESWPYNFTRSEDLPHAGDRGEVCGQLLVRDRCVDEELMQAQSAFVGLAVPGNVGSWQTEGKGYQFWTETDYTGRFNIKNVRPGEYNLYAWVHGFIGDYKLDLNITIQPGNKVNLGTLIYDPPRNGHTLWEIGIPDRTAAEFFIPEPDPTFVNPLCLDAADKFRQYGLWDRYSDIYRHGDVVYTVGVSDYSRDWFFAHVLRNTGNITDLSTTTWQIKYNLQDVNEKGNYTLQLALAAASYAELQIRFNNLDAIQPCFTTTRIGYDNAVARHGIHGLYRLYSINIPGNRFIRGNNTIFLTQSRSHALFDAVMYDYIRLEGPAV, from the exons ATGGAGAAGGTGGCACACAGGAGCCATTTGGGACAGCTTTTTCTATGGCTTCTAATGATAGTTGAACTGTCACTCTTTTACTCTGCATGTTCTGCTGAAATCCCAGTCAG AAAAATCCTGAACCTTGGAGATTGTAACCCTCATGTCCGGTTGCAAAAAAGTCATCACAAC GTGGTTATTGATAATGGACTTATTGAAGTCACTATTGAGAACCCATCTGGTCATGTGACAGGAATAAAATATATGGGGATGGATAATGTGCTTGAATGTGGAAACCCAAACTCTAATAGAGG AATGGAAACAAAACATGTGAAGGTCATAGCACATACTGATGAGCTAGTGGAGATTTCCTTTACCAAAAATTGGGATTTCAGAACAGACCATGGCAAGACAGTTCCCTTAAACATTGACAAAAG GTTCATAGTCCGACGAGGCGTTCCAAGGGTATACATGTATGGTATTTTCGAGCGCCAGGAGGATTTTCCGGATGCACAGATGTATCAATTAAGAATTGTTTTCAAGCTCAAGGAAGACAA GTTTAGGTTCATGGCGATATCGGACACCAGACAAGGGGTTATGCCTAGGGGAGAAGATCGAGATAATACTCGCAGTCAGACTCTTGCCTTCAAGGAAGCTGTTCTAATGATCAATCCATCCAATCCACAATTTAGAGGAGAG GTTGATGACAAGTACCAATATTCATGTGAAAACAAAGATAACAAGCTTCACGGGTGGATATCCGATGACGATGCGGTGGGTTTCTGGATAATCACCCCTAGCAATGAATTCCGAACTGGTGGTCCACACAAGCAAGACCTCACTTCTCATGTTGGTCCCATAGCTCTCTCT ATGTTTGTTAGTACACATTATACCGGGATCGACATAGATGTAACATATAAGAAAGGAGAGGCTTGGAGAAAAGCTTTTGGTCCAGTTCTTATCTATCTTAATTCTGCTTCTTCGGATGATGATTGCCGCAAAACACTCTGGAATGACGCTAAAAGACAG TTGAGTGAAGAAATCGAAAGCTGGCCATACAATTTCACCCGATCAGAAGATCTTCCTCACGCTGGAGATCGAGGAGAAGTTTGCGGTCAATTACTAGTACGAGACAG ATGCGTGGATGAGGAATTAATGCAGGCGCAATCTGCCTTTGTGGGGTTGGCAGTGCCTGGAAATGTAGGCTCATGGCAAACGGAAGGAAAG GGCTATCAATTTTGGACCGAAACAGACTACACTGGCCGTTTCAATATTAAAAATGTCCGGCCAGGGGAGTATAATTTGTACGCGTGGGTCCATGGTTTCATTGGAGACTACAAATTGGATCTCAACATCACCATACAACCAG GAAACAAGGTCAACCTGGGTACCCTCATATATGATCCTCCAAGAAACGGCCATACATTGTGGGAAATCGGGATTCCTGACCGGACGGCTGCTGAGTTCTTCATACCGGAACCCGACCCAACATTTGTAAACCCATTGTGCCTCGATGCCGCCGATAA ATTCAGACAGTACGGATTGTGGGATCGCTACTCAGATATTTATCGTCACGGTGATGTCGTCTACACTGTGGGCGTCAGCGATTATTCTCGGGATTGGTTCTTTGCTCATGTTCTCAG AAATACAGGGAATATTACCGACTTGTCAACAACCACATGGCAGATTAAATACAATCTCCAAGATGTTAACGAGAAAGGAAACTACACTCTCCAACTAGCCTTGGCAGCAGCTTCGTATGCTGAATTACAG ATTCGGTTCAACAATCTAGATGCTATTCAACCTTGTTTTACGACAACAAGAATTGGTTACGATAATGCCGTAGCAAGGCATGGAATCCATGGCTTGTACAGACTGTATAGTATTAATATACCTGGTAATAGATTTATAAGAGGGAACAACACGATCTTTCTAACTCAGTCAAGAAGCCATGCCTTATTCGACGCAGTTATGTACGACTATATTCGATTAGAAGGTCCTGCAGTTTAA
- the LOC107912658 gene encoding rhamnogalacturonate lyase B isoform X1, producing the protein MEKVAHRSHLGQLFLWLLMIVELSLFYSACSAEIPVRKILNLGDCNPHVRLQKSHHNVVIDNGLIEVTIENPSGHVTGIKYMGMDNVLECGNPNSNRGYWDFVWDNSTFDKMETKHVKVIAHTDELVEISFTKNWDFRTDHGKTVPLNIDKRFIVRRGVPRVYMYGIFERQEDFPDAQMYQLRIVFKLKEDKFRFMAISDTRQGVMPRGEDRDNTRSQTLAFKEAVLMINPSNPQFRGEVDDKYQYSCENKDNKLHGWISDDDAVGFWIITPSNEFRTGGPHKQDLTSHVGPIALSMFVSTHYTGIDIDVTYKKGEAWRKAFGPVLIYLNSASSDDDCRKTLWNDAKRQLSEEIESWPYNFTRSEDLPHAGDRGEVCGQLLVRDRCVDEELMQAQSAFVGLAVPGNVGSWQTEGKGYQFWTETDYTGRFNIKNVRPGEYNLYAWVHGFIGDYKLDLNITIQPGNKVNLGTLIYDPPRNGHTLWEIGIPDRTAAEFFIPEPDPTFVNPLCLDAADKFRQYGLWDRYSDIYRHGDVVYTVGVSDYSRDWFFAHVLRNTGNITDLSTTTWQIKYNLQDVNEKGNYTLQLALAAASYAELQIRFNNLDAIQPCFTTTRIGYDNAVARHGIHGLYRLYSINIPGNRFIRGNNTIFLTQSRSHALFDAVMYDYIRLEGPAV; encoded by the exons ATGGAGAAGGTGGCACACAGGAGCCATTTGGGACAGCTTTTTCTATGGCTTCTAATGATAGTTGAACTGTCACTCTTTTACTCTGCATGTTCTGCTGAAATCCCAGTCAG AAAAATCCTGAACCTTGGAGATTGTAACCCTCATGTCCGGTTGCAAAAAAGTCATCACAAC GTGGTTATTGATAATGGACTTATTGAAGTCACTATTGAGAACCCATCTGGTCATGTGACAGGAATAAAATATATGGGGATGGATAATGTGCTTGAATGTGGAAACCCAAACTCTAATAGAGG GTACTGGGACTTTGTCTGGGATAACAGCACCTTTGACAA AATGGAAACAAAACATGTGAAGGTCATAGCACATACTGATGAGCTAGTGGAGATTTCCTTTACCAAAAATTGGGATTTCAGAACAGACCATGGCAAGACAGTTCCCTTAAACATTGACAAAAG GTTCATAGTCCGACGAGGCGTTCCAAGGGTATACATGTATGGTATTTTCGAGCGCCAGGAGGATTTTCCGGATGCACAGATGTATCAATTAAGAATTGTTTTCAAGCTCAAGGAAGACAA GTTTAGGTTCATGGCGATATCGGACACCAGACAAGGGGTTATGCCTAGGGGAGAAGATCGAGATAATACTCGCAGTCAGACTCTTGCCTTCAAGGAAGCTGTTCTAATGATCAATCCATCCAATCCACAATTTAGAGGAGAG GTTGATGACAAGTACCAATATTCATGTGAAAACAAAGATAACAAGCTTCACGGGTGGATATCCGATGACGATGCGGTGGGTTTCTGGATAATCACCCCTAGCAATGAATTCCGAACTGGTGGTCCACACAAGCAAGACCTCACTTCTCATGTTGGTCCCATAGCTCTCTCT ATGTTTGTTAGTACACATTATACCGGGATCGACATAGATGTAACATATAAGAAAGGAGAGGCTTGGAGAAAAGCTTTTGGTCCAGTTCTTATCTATCTTAATTCTGCTTCTTCGGATGATGATTGCCGCAAAACACTCTGGAATGACGCTAAAAGACAG TTGAGTGAAGAAATCGAAAGCTGGCCATACAATTTCACCCGATCAGAAGATCTTCCTCACGCTGGAGATCGAGGAGAAGTTTGCGGTCAATTACTAGTACGAGACAG ATGCGTGGATGAGGAATTAATGCAGGCGCAATCTGCCTTTGTGGGGTTGGCAGTGCCTGGAAATGTAGGCTCATGGCAAACGGAAGGAAAG GGCTATCAATTTTGGACCGAAACAGACTACACTGGCCGTTTCAATATTAAAAATGTCCGGCCAGGGGAGTATAATTTGTACGCGTGGGTCCATGGTTTCATTGGAGACTACAAATTGGATCTCAACATCACCATACAACCAG GAAACAAGGTCAACCTGGGTACCCTCATATATGATCCTCCAAGAAACGGCCATACATTGTGGGAAATCGGGATTCCTGACCGGACGGCTGCTGAGTTCTTCATACCGGAACCCGACCCAACATTTGTAAACCCATTGTGCCTCGATGCCGCCGATAA ATTCAGACAGTACGGATTGTGGGATCGCTACTCAGATATTTATCGTCACGGTGATGTCGTCTACACTGTGGGCGTCAGCGATTATTCTCGGGATTGGTTCTTTGCTCATGTTCTCAG AAATACAGGGAATATTACCGACTTGTCAACAACCACATGGCAGATTAAATACAATCTCCAAGATGTTAACGAGAAAGGAAACTACACTCTCCAACTAGCCTTGGCAGCAGCTTCGTATGCTGAATTACAG ATTCGGTTCAACAATCTAGATGCTATTCAACCTTGTTTTACGACAACAAGAATTGGTTACGATAATGCCGTAGCAAGGCATGGAATCCATGGCTTGTACAGACTGTATAGTATTAATATACCTGGTAATAGATTTATAAGAGGGAACAACACGATCTTTCTAACTCAGTCAAGAAGCCATGCCTTATTCGACGCAGTTATGTACGACTATATTCGATTAGAAGGTCCTGCAGTTTAA